The Aerosakkonema funiforme FACHB-1375 region CGATTGCGTCACAATTCGTAACTAGATGATGATAACAATACTTTATTTACTAAGCTAGCGTGCAAATACAACCCAATTTTTGTTTGGGAAGCAAAGCTACCACTTTTGACATGATACTGCAAAAAATGTGGATTATCTCTTAAAGAAGTCATTTTGTCCAGATTTGACAAAGACTAACTCTCGGATCTCGACAGGATACGTAAGATTATTTCCATTCGGATCTTCAAACTGAGGTGAGAAGATTGTTTAAGGGCAAAGATGGCTATTACAATCAGATCTCTACTCAGTTCAAAATCCCAATCCCGAAAAAATATGTGGAAATGGGAATGTATATCAGATTGGTACAGCATATGTCGATCGCCCCTAAATCTGTGTTTTCTGCCAAAAGGCTACCATTCAGAAGATCGGTTGTTACTGAAATCGAAGCTCAAAAAAAGGCGGTCGGCAGCAGATCCCAAAGCTCATTACGACAAATGGGAGACAAACAAGCTAAGCTGAAGCTAGAGCAGGCAGCGACAAAGCGCTCGCGCCCAGTCCGCGAGCCGGGATCGCACTCAATTAACGATAAAACTGTCAAAATTAAGCCTCAGTATGAATCTATACCAGCTTGGTTAAATGCTGCCATTTGGCTGCAACGCAGCTCGACAGTCGTAACTTTTTTCCTGGCAGGTGCGGCGCTCTTCGTTTACGGCGGGACAGTATATTCCCAGCAACTCTGGAGCCGAGAATACCGCAAACTGGAAATATTGGAGCGAAAAGAACGTCAACTGACGGCGGCGGGTGAAGTGTTAAAAAATAAACTTGCCGAGGGCGCAGAAAACCCCGATACAGGTTTGGTTTCCCCAACTCCAGAAAATAATTTGTTTCTCGTACCATCACCACAGCGATCGGTTCCTACAGAAAAAACGCCCGCCCCCTCAGTTTCCCATCCTCAGCTAACTCCAACACCAGTAGGGTACTAAAGAGAGTGGAAGTCTGGCAGAAAATGCAAGCCAATCTCCATCCCGCAGTGTTTGCGCTATCAATTGAAAAGAACTCAATCTAACTGGGAAGCATTCAGCAATAATTCACCAACAATTGTTATCGCCATTTTTGTACAGGTTTTGATATGGCTTCACCCGAGCCTCCCTCTTCTCGTTATGCTGGTAGGCGTCGCAGCAGAAACCCACAATCCAAGCTCAAACAGCCCCCTGGGCGACGCAAAAGCTCAGACAAGCAACAAGCACAGGTTGGGGCTAATTTAGTAGCTCCCATCGCCAAACTCCGCCAGCAAAATATCTCTGCTTGGGAACGCAAGTTTGGCGCAAACAAAACAGGCAAGATTTCAGCATACTCAGAAACCGATCGGCGATCGCACAATCCCAAATCTCAGCCACAACAAGCACCGTTGCACAGAATTATAGTAGTGTGGATCGTTTTAATTGTGAGTGGATTGAGCTTAGCCTGGAATTTGTATCGGCTGCAAGTTGTTCGCGGGCCTGTACTGGAAGGCAGAGCAAAGCAGCAACAAGCTGTTACCTTACGTCCGTATGTGCCTCGACGTCCCATAGTTGACCGCAATAACAACATTCTGGCAATCGATCGCCCAGCTTACACTTTGTACGCGCACCCCAAGCTATTTAAAACTTCCAAACAAGAAGTGGCCACAAAACTTTCCCCTCTGTTAGGTCGTTCTGCCGAAGATCTGGAAAAACTATTCAACAAAACAGAAAGTGGGATTCGCCTTGAAAATTCCTTATTGGAAGAAGTAGCCGATCGCATCGTCGCCTTGCGAGTGGATGGCCTAGAGTTATTGCCCCATTACTCGCGCCTCTACCCGCAGCAGGAACTTGCCGCAGACATTGTGGGCTACGTGGATATGGATCACATCGGTCAAGCAGGTATAGAACGCAGCCAACAAAATCTGTTAGAACGTTCCATCAAAGCCGTCAGGCTGAGTCGGACTGGAAATGGTGCGATCATGCCCGACTACGCGCCAATCGGAGTAATGAATACAGACGATCTGCGACTGCAACTGACTGTAGATAGCCGACTCCAACGCGCTACCCGTTCTGCCCTCAAAGAAAAAATTGCACAATTCCAGGCCAAGCGAGGTACGGCGATCGTTATGGATGCGCGGGATGGTGCCTTACTGGCAATGGTTTCCGAACCTTCCTACGATCCAAACCATTACTCCAAATATAATGTAGAACTGTTTAAGAATTGGGCGCTGACAGACCTTTACGAACCGGGCTCGACTTTCAAACCGCTCAATGTGGCGATTGCCCTAGAAACTGGAGCGATCGCACCCGACAGTACCTTTGTAGACAACGGCCTGATTCGAGTAGGGGGCTGGCCGATTAAAAACGCTGAGGGAGGCGGTCAGGGACGACTGACGATCGCTCAGATTTTGCAAGTTTCCAGCAACGTCGGTATGGTGCAGATGATGCAGCAACTGAAGCCAAGCGTTTACTACGGCTGGCTGGAACGCCTGGGACTGGGGCAAGCAGTGGAAACAGACCTGCCTTTTGAAACATCCAGTCAGTTAAAAAGTCAAGAAGAATTTACCTCTTCGGCCATTGAACCTGCCACCGCCTCTTTCGGTCAGGGATTTTCCATCACTCCCCTCCAACTGGCC contains the following coding sequences:
- a CDS encoding peptidoglycan D,D-transpeptidase FtsI family protein — translated: MASPEPPSSRYAGRRRSRNPQSKLKQPPGRRKSSDKQQAQVGANLVAPIAKLRQQNISAWERKFGANKTGKISAYSETDRRSHNPKSQPQQAPLHRIIVVWIVLIVSGLSLAWNLYRLQVVRGPVLEGRAKQQQAVTLRPYVPRRPIVDRNNNILAIDRPAYTLYAHPKLFKTSKQEVATKLSPLLGRSAEDLEKLFNKTESGIRLENSLLEEVADRIVALRVDGLELLPHYSRLYPQQELAADIVGYVDMDHIGQAGIERSQQNLLERSIKAVRLSRTGNGAIMPDYAPIGVMNTDDLRLQLTVDSRLQRATRSALKEKIAQFQAKRGTAIVMDARDGALLAMVSEPSYDPNHYSKYNVELFKNWALTDLYEPGSTFKPLNVAIALETGAIAPDSTFVDNGLIRVGGWPIKNAEGGGQGRLTIAQILQVSSNVGMVQMMQQLKPSVYYGWLERLGLGQAVETDLPFETSSQLKSQEEFTSSAIEPATASFGQGFSITPLQLAQLHGAIANGGKLVSPHVVRGLFDSKGQMHWQPTLPAPRPIFSPKTSQTVLEMMETVVSKGTGKTAQIPGYRIAGKTGTAQKASSTGGYSANAKITSFVGILSVDSPRYVVVAVVDEPKGRVFGSTVAAPMVKSIMESLIAIEQIPPSRKGIKDRG